The window CATGACCAATGTTTGGTTGAAATAGTAGGTTGCTTGGAAGGAGTTATCTGATCTTAATTGGTGTTGATTTGGAAACATTTGTCTATATTACATCTTAGTTCATACGTAAGTTTCCTCAAAACTGGCATTCTTCTTCCATTCAATCGATACGTTAATTTATCGCATAATAtaattttggaagaaaaaaaatcaatggaAGCTGGTAATTTTAACGGAGAGCACTGCAACTTTACTTTATATTTAGCAAGAGGCTATGTCATGCTTTTGGACAAACCAAGCTTGATACATTCTTCAGTGTATGCCATTACTTGTGTTAGAAACTTTTGCTCTACAATATTTGAATGATGGGggtgaaaaaaccatctccagTCAGTTCTTCACATGATCTAATTTGCCTCTGGTAACATAAATTCTCCCCTGCAGGTTTTAATGTGGAGAAAGTTCAGTACAAGAATGTAGTATTCACTGTGTGGGATGTTGGGGGCCAAGAAAAACTCAGGTCGCTGTGGAAGATGTACCTCAGTAATTCTGATGCACTGGTAATAACTATTACATGGAAGTCTATATATACATGCCTAGCTTCTCATTATTCTATCTGGTTTTTTTGTAGTTCTAATCTTTCTCAGTTCTTGCTTTGGACTTTGCACATTGTTTATCTTCAATTGTAGCTAATATCCAAATCAcggcatatatgtacatatgGTCTTAAATCTAAgaacatttttgaaaaaaaactgcATCGGTGAACTTATTAAGCTGGTGTACAGAACAGAAGTGAAGAGCATATAGTTGTCTTGCACATTGTTTATTCTTCAATTGTAGCTAATATCCATAtcaaggcatatatgtacatatgGTCTTAAATCTAagaagatttttgaaaaaagaaTTGCATAGGTGAACTTATTAAACTGGTGTACAGAACAGAAGTGAAGAGCATATAGTCGTCTTGCTAAGTTTGTGTTTCAGCTTTCGACTTGTTGCAGATATATGTCGTTGATTCTTTGGACAGAGAAAGGATTGGAGATGCGAGACAGGAATTTCAGGTTACTATTTCATACTACATCCTTCACTACATAACTTCCTGGCTCCTTAAATCATGTTTATTGATGATATGTGGTCCTATGTGGTCCTACTAACATGCATTCTATTTCTCCTTCCAGACAATTATCAAGGACCCTTTGATGGCAAACAGCATAATCTTAGTATTCGCAAACAAGCAAGACCTGGTAAGTTAGACCACGAATGTTGGAGTGCTAACTGCTGCTtgtgtagtttttttttattactGTACTGGCGTGCTCACATCTATGTTGTGAAATTCCCCTTTGATCAATGATTGTATTACATATTCTTTTAGAGTGCCGAGAAAACATTTCTTTGAAATTGTTTATGACTAATTGTAAAATGGTAAGTTTAGAACTGCTGTGAAGGATCAAATGAGCAGTGATGGAGTTAAACTTCCAGACTGATGCTTTTTCTTCTTCACGCAGAGAGGTGCGATGAGCACAGATGAGGTTAGCGAAGGACTGGGATTACATGATCTCAGGAACAGAATATGGCACATACAGGGGACCTGTGCACTCCGTGGTGAGGGCCTATATGATGGCCTTGACTGGCTTGCATCCACCCTGAAGCAGCTGCAAGAATCAGGCCATGCAACTTCAGTTGCTGGCCCTTCCATCTAATTCAACAAAAGGTTCTATTACATTCTgagctcctttttttttctttggtaaCAAAGACATGAGCATTGACCATTTTCTTTGCTGTCACCTGGCAACAACTTATTGCAAGTCCAAGATATGTTATCACTATTAATTTTCCCAGTTCACTAAACTCACGAATGCATGCTGTCAGAGCTTTGATCGATTCTGAAATTACTGTTCTGTTTGTGCAGTGAACTCGGTGCCTCAACCAATTGACACCTCATGCCGTGGCTGCCTGTTGATCTGCTATAAGTGCTAAAAGCCCACAGGAGCTCCAGGGCATGGTGGGGGCTGCCAAGTGCCCGCAGATGGAATTCGTTTGCTGCATATGAGCCAATCCACGCTGCAGTCGCATACCTTTCTTCCTAGTCTCCTAGATGTTTGTAAAGCCTTAGATGAGAGGACGTTTGTGTGTATCGACATTGATCTTGTCTTGTGTGTATACTTGGAGGGCAGGTGCACGTGGTTTGTTTCGGTTATTGATTGTTTGTCAATAAAGATTTGCTCTGTGATTCAGCATATTACAAGCTTTTGGCGACGAGCTGTAACTCCAGAATGTATTGCGgttcttttttttatgaaaaaaatggTTGAATGTTACACTtggaaagcaaaaaaaaaagaatgaagcCAGAAAGATACACTTTCTATTTTCTATATTCAATAAAAATATTTCTCTTTTTGCAAGGAAACAATAAATTAGTGTGTTAATCTGTTTAATGCTAAGAAATTACTAAAGAACCGCTACAGCAATCATGAGAATGTTTCTGATGCAGTTTGATGACAGAGGGAAAATAAAAGAGTAGAGGGAAATGGTCCAAAAAGAGAGACGATGCATGCTTCTGATGCAGTTTGACCACATGGAGGGAAAATAAAAGGCTGAAGCGAAAAGGAACCAGAGAAAAAGGAACGACGCCTGAGAGATTCGAACTCTCGCGGGGAAACCCCATGTACTTAGCAGGCACACGCCTTAACCACTCGGCCAAAGCGTCGTTGTTGGATGAATGgtcacaaaaaaatatttatcaaaacTCAAACTTCCTTTCGCACGCCATCCTTCGATAAAATTcttgcaggatgatcaaggtgGCATACCCTGCGTTCACGTGCACTTTCAGACAACAAATTACATCTTGCACCGCACACATCTACTAGTAGTCTAGTACTCATGAACGAGAAAAGATCTGGGCCTCCAGGGCCACGACCAGATCTCAGCCAAGCCTGGCCCAGGATCTACACTTGAGGCATGGGAAATTCAGAATCACACGTGAGAGTCAGTCAGGTTTTCCCCGAGGCTTTCCCCACGTGTTAATCAGGGTTGAACACGGTGGCAACACCGTGCCAAAAGTTTTTTTGTACAGAAAATGCACAGGGTCAACATGGAATGGAATTCCAACCACGGCAAGGGGCAGAAGCTGCCTTTCTCTACTGCATGTCTGCATGAAGGATAAACGAAAGAGAATAGGCTCATTGCCCTTGCTCCCTCCAGATGCGGCCGGTGACCCGCAGCTTGTGCTCCTGCCTGCTGCCACCAGAGAAGAAAAGCGCCATGTTCCAGTGGATGATCAGCCTATCAGAGCTGTCCTGCACCTTCCGGTGGCTGTCCCTGATGCTCCGCGGCGTGCCCTGCCATGTCAGCTTCCGCCTGCCCCAGCCCACCTCCAGGCTGTACCCAAAGCACTGCGCCTCGCTCTCCTCGCCCATGAACCGCAGGAACGCCATGTACACCGGCGCCATCCCAAGCAGGAATGCCTCAAAGTGCAGGCAGAAGTGCTGCCCGAAACACTTGAAGACCTGCACATATCCAAATACCAACCAGATTGTGAAATGCAGCATTTGATCGATCTCAGACTCATTCAGTGCTTATGGTACCAGTAAGAAAAGAATGGACGTGGCTAAGGCAAATGACAAAGATATTATCATCCAAAATGTAAGATGTAACCAAATACTATCCAAGTAATTCATCAATGTCTACTGAACAAGTAAACATGCATTCCAGAATGGATGATAGGAGATCCAAACTTTTAGGTATTTAACATGAACAAAGATGCTGATTGTTACTTACTGTGAGCATCCATGTAGCATTTTCCACTTTGTAAGGATTGGGCTTCACATACCGGTGGTTAAACGTGCATCCCTCATGCAGGTCCACCTTATGGTCATTGATGAGATGAGACACCAGAAACGGAACATCACCTGTGATCAGACACTCTGAACCTGCGTACGGACAGTTGTATGGCCTGACCCTGCAGAGCTCCTCATGCTTGAGTTTGTTCTTGTACGGGTGAATTTCAGTGCATCCCATGCTTTGGTATTTGCATGGAAGCTGAAGTTGTTCTGCCACCTTCTCAAGAACCAAACATCTGATGTTTCCCAGTTCTTGGCGGCAAGTTGGGCAATGGTTCTCTACCCTATGCTTGCAGCTGGAGCAAATTGTGTGGCCATTTGGGCACTGCAAGAGCCAATAAGAATAAGGAATCAGTATATTATTACTTATTTACTTTTCTCCGCAACCATCAAAATTTAAACTGTTGTCTAATTGCATGATCTAAACCCCAAAGTAATCCAAATTTTATCACTATTCAAGTAACACAGATTTTATTGCAAttcctttttttaattttaatgataAAAGAAGGATGGAAGATACTTACATTGAAGAATTATGATCATAGTAAAGTAAATATTTTATAGAACTATAAAGTTAATCCATCGAGGCCAACGAAATGCAGAAGAaagttcaaataaaaaaaagcatGAACAACATAATGTGCATGTGTGCCTACACAGAAAGCAAACTAGAAACCTGGAAGTGTTCTATTGCAAGTAATATAAAAGCTAAAAACTTGTTGATGGTCAGAACCATGCCTAATTCTAAGAAAGCGAAGACTAAAGACATGGACTCAATACTGTGCTTGCACTGACATAAAATATATGGAGGAAACCAAAGAATAATATTTTCATTCCTGCTCTTCACCATTGACATATGGAAGTTCTGGATTACTTTGATGCGAGGGAGTCCATAATTGTAATGAGCAACATGATAACCAGAAAGATGCAACCAACTTGTGTTAGCATGTTGAGCAGAAAACTTGTTGATTAGAATGTGACAGTAAAAAAACTACGTTATGCTATAAGAGAACATGAAGGCTTCAAAACTTGAGATCAATGGACAAGACCCACATAAGTTAAGCTGGTGTAAATGCAGCATTCATAGAACGATGGCCTCTTTCTATACCAACTCAATCAATATATCTAACAGGAAATAGAAACTAACAGCATCTTCTTTGCAGTCTAACTGAAACATGCAAACATGTATGTTGCAATCATCAAAACATCTGCTTCTGCCAAAAGAGTAAAAGGAGATAAGACAAGCCATGAGCGCACACACCTGTAGTATAGGTGGACGCATTGAGTTTGTACATACTGGGCATTCGAGCAAATCATTCAAGCCAGCCAGTGATGATAATGCAACACTGGCTAGTGACGTAGACCATGGTTTACTTGTAGAGTCTACATCAAGCCTAATACCCCCAAGTGCCTCAGAAAGGCCATCATCTCCACAGTCTGACTCGGGAACCACAGTCACAATGCTGCTTCCCGGTGCCATTGTAAAGGCTCCTTTCATGTTCGGTAGTACAAAACATGAGCACCCCACCACTCCATTGCTTCCTCGCGATCAGCTGCATATTTGAATCTTGTCAGGAGATTGTGGAAAGATCATCACACAAAATTTTGATACCACAAGAGACATGACATCTGAAACATGACACAATTAACATCCCGCACAAGTTGATACTGATATTCAGCTTACCAAGGTGACATACAAAAAGGGGTAATTCAGAGTCATGAGTGAGAAAAACGTGTTTGCCATCTGGCACAGTATCAATCAGTTGGCACCAACTGAAGCAGAGAAATCCAGCTTGAGACAAGTTAATGAACAGTGGCGGAGCTGAGCTTTGCCACCGGTGTCGCCGAACCCGACAGATTTCAAAGAAATCAGAGGCAAATTACTGTATCTAGTTGTTAATAGTTCGTTACGACCTCTTCTGCATAAGACCCTGGTGCTTTCGTAGTCTGGCTTCGCCACTGTTACTGAATACATTCAGATCCCAGAACTGAAAAAACATCTATTTCAGCGGCTCTCCTCCATGAACCCAGGCAGTTTTCTAACTCGAAATTGTCTTAAAGGGTAGGTTACCTAGTCCACATTTTATCCGAAAGTGCCGTTGCTCCCTCCTAGTCTAGTTTGGTTTCACAATCGCCTGTTACAATCCAAGATCCGCGGAATTAAGCTACAAAAGGTCACTGGATTCGTCTAAAAAAAGAGAACTAACCTAACCCCCAGTCCCGCACTCAACCGACATTGCTCTCCCACAACAAGAACTGGAAAAGAGCCTCCCATCTGCTGCTCCTGCTCATACCAACCATAAGTCCATAACTGGCACCGGGGGGGCCCTTCGTTGCCCCTCCCagtgaaaaaaaaaaaagaaaaaaaaaagtccatAACTTGCAGCAGCTATGTTCCAGTTCCTGAGTGGCGACCTAAACGCGCGAAACCCCCGGGGCTCTCCTTCCTACCCCCAAATTGCGCCCCCCCTGAAACCCCATTCCCCACCAAAGCCTGTGCAAAATGAATCGAACAAGACCCCCTCTAGTTCCACCTCAATTCGCACCCAAAATCAGAACCCAGAGACGCCTCGGAATCCTGTCTCGGCGAGGGAGCAAAACCGTACCACCAGCGCTACAAGAAACGGACCCGAGGAATCCCAAACAAACCACAAAACTGCAGAgccgggaaaaaaaaagagtgagaGCGCACGCACACATCCACCAGTGCCAGCAGAACCACTTGGAAACCAGCAGCAGCAAGGAAGATTCCGCCAGGCCGCGCGGCTGCAGCGTGCACTGGAGACGCCGCAAATCGGGTGGGAGAAGCTAGACTAGACCAGCAGGAGGAGGGGGATGTTGGATTCAATTCTTGTTTGCGCTTCTAGGCTCGGGTTCATCGCGCTGCGTGCGCTTGTTCCGTAACGGAGGCGGGCATCTGGAGTTTTCCGCCTCCCCCGGCACGGCGCGGGGCCCACGCGGTGGCCGTTGCGCGCCCGGTCCACGGCGCGCAGCGTGGTACTGGCAGGTGGGGTCGGCGGCCGACGAGCTGGCACGGTGCATGGGCGCGGTGTAGGGGAGCGGGAGGGAGTTGGAGTTCAACTGCCCTGGGGCCACGGGGCCCGCGTGGCAGGCTCTGCCTCGCGGCTGCGTCGTTTCGAAATCAACGGCCCCGTTTCGTTTTACGTTTGCTAGTGAATAGTAACAGTTTGACGGTTAATTATGGTGTTAAACAAAACTagtttaaaaaaatcaacttcagaatcTCGCGTTAGTGacttgaagaatctaatgagacttttgaccgcatgattagaggatggttacagTAGCATCGCTGTAAcaaattatcaattaattactgtcattaaattcgtcacgaaaaattacaccATCTCTGaataagttttacaaatagacttcatttagtacaccatgcatatAAGATTTTTTTAGAATGGAATAGCATGGAAAAAACAAACAAGGTCACGCAACCCGAGGTCACAAGTCATCTGGGTGGGCCACGCACGATCGGATGGATGGGCCAGCCAAATCGAGAACGGAGGCCCAAATGGCCGAATGCCAGTGGGGAAGAAACAAGAAGGCCATGTGTGCCATGTCTGGCGAGGATTTAGGGAGGTTAGCTTACCACTTTCTTGAGGAATCGGGGGAGTGGTTTCTTTGCAACTGCTTGAGCGGTCTTTCCCTTTCGATTACTCGGATGTTCGGTGTTTTGGGGTGGCCGGCGGTGCTTGTGGCGTCAGAACCCAAGTTCCTCGGCGATGTGGTGGCCGGTGGTCGCCTTCTTCTGCTCGGGCGTTCAACGTTTCTACGGCATGTCGATGTGTTCGATGTGCTACTCGGTGAGCCAATCAAAAACTTCGTTTTTTCGTCGAGAAGGGCTTCGGCTTCAAGCTGCATCCTGGATGCGTTCCTCTTCCAACCTTTGGTGCGGCGGAGACTCATCGGGAGGCTGCTCTGGGCGCCGGCGACGAAGACCATCGGGAGACCCTTGCTTGAATTGCATTGTAATATTCTTATTTTCCGAGGGTGTCTTTGCAAAAGTTACAATGTAAACCTTATCTCGTATGTGAAATGCAATCCCGGTTTctcgaagaaaaaaaaaggccatGTGCTTCTGCATCGCGAGCGAGGATGGCATGGACTGCTGATTGTGTCAGTGAGCCGGTCAGTGTGTTACATATTTATTGTGAGTAGGTTACAGTGATTTATCTTCGAATGCCCCTCCAAAATTAAAGGAGATCCGGTAGCATGCTAAAAGAAAGGAGATCCGGTAGCATGCTAAAAGAAAGGAGATCCGGTACCATGAGCAAGGGAGAGATCGGCATTTACTTGTTGAGACccacataaatatttaaatatataGAGCGATAGAATAGGTCGTAGTGTTTCTTCCAAAAAAAGAATAAGTTGTAGTGTTTgtgtatatacacacacacacaatggAGGAATATATTAGCGCACACAAAGTTTTGCAATCCATGTTTGTTTGTTATGCTCAGCGTTGTTTTGGGAGCTTTTTGGGCTTTGGAGGCATCTGGAGTACAGGCAGCAGCCATCAGCGGGCGCTAAGTTGGGTCTAGCGGTAAAACCTGCCTTTTCGTTCATTTGTCTGGATCTTAAGGACGTCTAGGTTCCGGCGCCTGCGTCGTACAGGTTGTGTTTGATCTATACTCAACCTCCGACTCTACTTAAAGATAAGCGTGGTGGAATCGTAAAGCGAACCGGATGGGATCCATGGATCAGTACAACTTGTAAAGGGGCACCGTTCAAACCATGCGGCTCTAGCTGCTTGCCCCTGGAGCACCAGTGGACATGGTGGGTCGATCCATTCATTGCAGCACGTCTGATTCTGAAGTCCCTGTTCCTGCTTGCATGTTGCTTGCCTAAATAAGAGCGAGGCCTCAGGCCTGCATGCTACTAGTTTACAGCCTGTTGCTATCTAGCTAGTCTGTATGTATGTTGGTTGCAAACCATTCGCAAGGTCGAGCAGTTCATTAGTTCTCTCTGCTCATGTATATTAATTAGTATTCGTAAGGTATGATCAAACACAGAAGAAGGTACTACTTCGTCATCTAGTCCGAGAAGGACGGCGGGTGATGGATTCTACTGCTTCGACATCAAAAGTTGGTGCGTTAAATGGGGCAGAGCCACCGGTCACGATACTAGGTGGATCAATCCACTCGATCCTCCGGAGAACCTTGGTTTGAACCGCTAATCCTTGGTTGCTTTTGACGCGAACCATTGAACCATTGGACTCGTTTTCATGGAGCGGTTCTACAATCCATTGGATCGGCCCTCTTGTTGTGTCAGAGATTGCAACGGATGGCACGGGCTGATTGTGTCAGTGAGCAGGTCGTGTGTTCCAAATTTATTGTGAGTACGTGACAGCGATTTAACCTCGAAATTCAAGGTGTTAATGGTTCGAAGTCCAAACCAAAACTGCACCGAACTAATTCCAGTTGTCCTTAGCAATTAAACCCCACCAAACCAATCCGCTTGCATCAAAAACCAGACCAAACTAAACTGCCCGACAGCAAAAACCAAAACAGATCCAAATCGTGATGTGCACTGTGACTCTCCTACCTCTTCTAGCCTTCTAGGCTTGATCAACGCACTAAGGACGAGGCACTATCAATGCTGCCGGAGCTCAGGAAGATTGCTGGTGCCAAGCACGCAATAGCCAGGCACGACCCTCGTTGGCGGCGCCTCGACAGCTTGGTGAGGGGCCTTCCTATCTATCTATCGGAAGATAAAAACTCATAGTATTGCACAGCCCAGGTACGGCCCACAAAGCCAGCCAAGGCCAGGCCCATCAGACTGGAGGACACCTACGCGCCCACATGGAGAGTCTGCAGGTAGTTTCGTTTCTGGTGACTAAAAAAAGTATTCCTTTCTAATTTTATTTCCTCCTTTCCCCCTTAACCATTGAGGTTCATTTGTTATCTTTATTCTGCACTCAAAACTTTAAAACACTTTCAACATTTTCAGAAATCTACTACAACATTTTATAGATATTAATTCAACATTTTACTAAAAAATGTTGAAATGGATTATTAAGAATGTTGAAATGGTATATTTGAATTATtgaattttaaaaattaaataaaaatattcatATTGGATCTTATTTCATTGCATTGACAGGCCAAGTGGGGAGGAAATATATCGCAACTGATCTTATCAGTGGCCATGACAGTTCTTATTAGTCGTCAAACTCTTATTGTAATGATCAGTGTTCTAATCAGTGGCCATAACACTACctaatagtatctatttatgtAATATATGTAAGTACATGAGCAAACCTTTTATGCAATTAATATATAGACAATATGCTATGCACGATGTCGAACCTATGTAATACATAACGAACTATTCAGTATCTTCAGACACAA is drawn from Panicum virgatum strain AP13 chromosome 1N, P.virgatum_v5, whole genome shotgun sequence and contains these coding sequences:
- the LOC120654541 gene encoding ADP-ribosylation factor 1-like 2 gives rise to the protein MGQAIRKLFDSFFSTREMRVVMLGLDAAGKTTILYRLHMGEVLSTVPTVGFNVEKVQYKNVVFTVWDVGGQEKLRSLWKMYLSNSDALIYVVDSLDRERIGDARQEFQTIIKDPLMANSIILVFANKQDLRGAMSTDEVSEGLGLHDLRNRIWHIQGTCALRGEGLYDGLDWLASTLKQLQESGHATSVAGPSI
- the LOC120654542 gene encoding E3 ubiquitin-protein ligase SINAT2-like, whose product is MKGAFTMAPGSSIVTVVPESDCGDDGLSEALGGIRLDVDSTSKPWSTSLASVALSSLAGLNDLLECPVCTNSMRPPILQCPNGHTICSSCKHRVENHCPTCRQELGNIRCLVLEKVAEQLQLPCKYQSMGCTEIHPYKNKLKHEELCRVRPYNCPYAGSECLITGDVPFLVSHLINDHKVDLHEGCTFNHRYVKPNPYKVENATWMLTVFKCFGQHFCLHFEAFLLGMAPVYMAFLRFMGEESEAQCFGYSLEVGWGRRKLTWQGTPRSIRDSHRKVQDSSDRLIIHWNMALFFSGGSRQEHKLRVTGRIWREQGQ